A segment of the Candidatus Zixiibacteriota bacterium genome:
AGAGTCAAAAAGACGCTGTCCGGGAGTAGGTTGGTTGTCAGCGATTCGTTTCACACTGGAGTGGGGAGATTTGTCACGTTTCGAGGATGATAAGCGGTTTGGTTCATATCTTGGTCTTACCGCCAGTGAGGAGTCGAGTGGCGACACTGTACACAGGGGTCGGATCACACATCAGGGAAACCCGCAGGTTAGGTCCTGGCTCGTGGAGTGTGCGTGGAGAGCTATCAGAATCGACCCTGCATTACTGAACAAGTTCCGCAAGGTATGGCAGAATACTGGCAGTAAGAAGAAAGCTATAGTTGCTGTCGCACGTAAGCTGGCAATTCGGATGCGCGCGG
Coding sequences within it:
- a CDS encoding IS110 family transposase produces the protein ESKRRCPGVGWLSAIRFTLEWGDLSRFEDDKRFGSYLGLTASEESSGDTVHRGRITHQGNPQVRSWLVECAWRAIRIDPALLNKFRKVWQNTGSKKKAIVAVARKLAIRMRAVELSDEPYQLGVIR